One window of the Nitrospirota bacterium genome contains the following:
- the ffh gene encoding signal recognition particle protein, whose translation MFDNLTSKLDAVLKKFKGRGVLTEQDIQEGLREVRLALLEADVNFKVVKAFVDRVRERAMGQDVLKSLTPGQQVVKIVYEELCSVMGEHSEGIRLSPNPPTVIMLSGLQGSGKTTTAGKLAMMFKEKGRKVLLVAADIRRPAAVKQLCVLGESLRVQVYTPEGGKDAVAVCREGVEHAKMYGHDVVILDTAGRLHIDDELMDELVQIKSSVNPAELLLVVDAMTGQDAVNIASHFDKLLDITGIILTKMDGDARGGAVLSVRHVTGKPVRLVGMGEKLDQLEPFQPDRIASRILGMGDVLSLIEKAQNAYSLEEVSKLKDKLKGDGFTLEDFRAQMRQIRKLGSLTDLIQMIPGGRKMLQAAGGDIPEDSLKRVEAIINSMTMRERVDHTIINGSRRKRIAKGSGTSVEEINRLLKHFLEAKKMMKGLSGAKGKLSMLNKARRLFS comes from the coding sequence ATGTTTGATAATCTGACATCTAAGCTGGATGCTGTGCTGAAAAAATTTAAGGGCAGGGGTGTGCTGACTGAGCAGGACATTCAGGAAGGGCTCAGAGAGGTTCGGCTTGCTCTCCTTGAGGCCGATGTCAATTTCAAGGTTGTAAAGGCATTTGTTGACCGGGTCAGGGAAAGGGCGATGGGACAGGATGTCTTAAAGAGCCTTACGCCAGGTCAGCAGGTCGTCAAAATTGTATATGAAGAACTATGTTCTGTAATGGGTGAGCACAGCGAAGGCATTCGCCTCTCACCCAACCCGCCGACAGTAATTATGCTCTCAGGACTACAGGGTTCGGGTAAGACGACCACAGCCGGTAAGCTTGCCATGATGTTTAAAGAGAAAGGCAGAAAGGTGTTGCTTGTGGCTGCTGACATCAGAAGACCGGCGGCAGTGAAGCAGTTATGCGTATTGGGGGAGAGTCTCAGGGTGCAGGTATATACTCCTGAAGGGGGAAAGGATGCCGTAGCGGTATGCCGTGAAGGAGTTGAACATGCTAAAATGTATGGTCATGATGTCGTCATACTTGACACGGCAGGACGCCTTCACATTGATGACGAGTTGATGGATGAGCTTGTACAGATAAAATCCAGTGTAAACCCCGCTGAACTGCTGCTCGTAGTTGATGCCATGACAGGGCAGGATGCAGTCAATATAGCCTCACATTTTGACAAGCTGCTTGATATAACAGGTATTATTTTGACAAAGATGGATGGCGATGCGAGGGGGGGCGCTGTGCTGTCTGTCCGGCATGTAACCGGCAAGCCTGTAAGGCTTGTTGGTATGGGTGAAAAGCTCGACCAGCTCGAACCATTTCAGCCGGATCGGATTGCTTCCAGGATACTTGGGATGGGAGATGTGCTTTCTCTGATAGAAAAAGCGCAAAATGCTTACTCTCTCGAAGAGGTCTCAAAGTTAAAGGATAAGCTGAAGGGAGATGGCTTTACCCTCGAGGATTTCAGGGCTCAGATGAGGCAGATAAGAAAGCTTGGTTCGCTTACAGACCTGATCCAGATGATACCAGGCGGCAGGAAAATGCTGCAGGCTGCCGGAGGAGATATCCCTGAAGACAGCCTTAAGCGTGTAGAGGCTATAATAAACTCAATGACTATGCGTGAGCGGGTCGATCATACTATTATAAATGGCAGCAGGCGTAAAAGGATTGCAAAAGGGAGCGGCACGAGCGTTGAAGAGATCAACAGACTGCTTAAACATTTTCTTGAGGCAAAGAAAATGATGAAAGGCCTCTCAGGGGCAAAAGGTAAACTATCAATGCTGAATAAGGCAAGAAGGTTATTTTCATGA
- the rpsP gene encoding 30S ribosomal protein S16, which produces MATTIRLTRMGRRKRPFYRVVVANSRMPRDGRFLEVLGMYDPLKAENVESIKEDRALYWLGKGATVSDTVRQIFKRSGILQKFDDINK; this is translated from the coding sequence GTGGCAACAACGATTAGACTGACAAGAATGGGGAGGAGAAAACGGCCTTTTTACAGGGTGGTTGTTGCAAACTCCCGCATGCCGAGAGATGGAAGATTTCTTGAAGTCCTTGGCATGTATGATCCGCTTAAGGCTGAGAATGTGGAGAGCATAAAGGAGGACAGGGCTCTTTACTGGCTTGGCAAGGGAGCTACTGTTTCGGACACAGTCCGGCAGATCTTCAAGAGGAGCGGAATCCTGCAGAAGTTTGATGACATCAATAAATAG
- a CDS encoding diguanylate cyclase: MSFDINRSVLTGIFNHSSDCIFIIDKEWRIVEMNGAAETVSGWRKSEVQSMRLCTELFICYDKDGNQLCDGDCPKLSVVENKSGRDSLDVKITDKSGQPFILPGLAVPVSCDGEILSAFIVRNEIDRQLLEERLLSLERLDPLTQLYHRQYFEDLFNIEAKRLQRHGGTIALLMLDVEGLRELNIRYGHRAGDDVLRGVGKVIKKTIREVDIASRYGDDEYVILLYGVDEVKGQAFVQRLRDNMLKLNQTENFPVPVKLNMCLLVEDREFPSLLQKIKNVIDEHKGIPL, encoded by the coding sequence ATGAGTTTTGACATCAACCGGTCTGTTCTTACTGGTATTTTTAACCATTCCTCTGATTGTATCTTTATTATTGATAAAGAATGGAGAATCGTGGAAATGAACGGCGCGGCTGAAACTGTTTCAGGCTGGAGAAAGTCAGAGGTCCAGTCAATGCGTCTCTGCACGGAGCTGTTTATTTGTTATGACAAGGATGGAAACCAGCTATGTGATGGTGACTGTCCAAAGCTGAGTGTTGTTGAGAATAAAAGTGGCAGGGATTCCCTGGATGTAAAGATTACTGACAAGTCAGGACAGCCGTTTATCCTGCCTGGTCTGGCTGTGCCTGTAAGCTGTGACGGAGAAATCCTTTCAGCGTTCATTGTAAGAAATGAGATTGACAGGCAGTTGCTGGAGGAACGCCTGTTGTCGCTCGAAAGACTTGACCCGCTTACTCAGCTCTATCACAGGCAGTATTTTGAAGACCTTTTTAACATTGAAGCCAAAAGGCTTCAGCGGCATGGCGGGACTATAGCACTCCTGATGCTCGACGTTGAAGGATTGAGGGAATTAAACATCAGGTATGGACACAGGGCAGGGGATGATGTGCTCAGGGGGGTTGGCAAGGTAATTAAAAAGACTATAAGGGAGGTGGACATAGCGAGCCGTTACGGTGATGACGAGTATGTCATACTTCTTTATGGCGTTGATGAGGTAAAGGGGCAGGCATTTGTTCAAAGACTCAGGGATAACATGCTTAAATTGAATCAGACTGAAAATTTCCCTGTGCCTGTTAAGTTAAATATGTGTCTGCTGGTTGAGGACAGGGAATTCCCGTCATTGCTTCAGAAAATAAAAAATGTTATAGACGAACATAAGGGAATTCCATTATAA
- a CDS encoding YraN family protein, with protein sequence MSRLNNRAKGRDGELLAEEYLAISGYDIIARNYRNRFGEIDLIAREGNTLVFIEVKTRNNYKHGLPADAVDERKQRRLGRVALSYIASEGINNQPCRFDVLSIIENRVELLKDAFILPEGSIW encoded by the coding sequence ATGTCAAGATTGAATAACAGGGCAAAGGGCAGGGATGGCGAGTTACTGGCAGAAGAGTACCTTGCGATAAGCGGGTATGATATCATTGCGAGGAATTACAGAAACCGTTTTGGTGAGATTGACCTTATTGCACGGGAAGGTAATACCCTCGTTTTTATTGAAGTAAAGACAAGGAATAACTATAAACATGGCCTGCCTGCAGACGCTGTTGATGAGAGGAAACAACGCAGGCTTGGGAGAGTGGCGCTATCTTATATTGCCAGTGAGGGAATAAATAATCAGCCGTGCCGTTTTGACGTATTGTCTATAATCGAGAACAGGGTAGAGTTGCTAAAGGATGCTTTTATCCTTCCGGAAGGCAGCATATGGTAA
- a CDS encoding ribonuclease HII, whose amino-acid sequence MPDLSFENDAYRQGYTNVAGIDEAGRGCLAGPVVAAAVIFNAGYFIEDVDDSKKLSPVRRERLFDIISANAMGIGVGIVDNQDIDKINIYNATIKAMKLAVEEIAIHPDYLLIDAVPLKDLSIPQLSIIKGDTLSFTIAAASIIAKVTRDRLMAEYHLSFPEYNFITHKGYGTPEHIEQLRKFGPCKIHRESFIGKIPGCQD is encoded by the coding sequence TTGCCTGACCTGTCATTTGAAAATGATGCATACCGGCAGGGGTATACAAATGTCGCCGGAATTGATGAGGCCGGAAGGGGGTGTCTTGCCGGCCCGGTTGTAGCCGCTGCGGTCATATTCAATGCCGGATATTTTATTGAAGATGTTGATGATTCGAAAAAGCTGTCGCCTGTCAGAAGGGAGCGCTTATTTGATATAATAAGTGCAAATGCGATGGGCATAGGCGTCGGTATAGTAGACAATCAGGATATAGATAAGATAAATATTTATAATGCTACTATTAAGGCCATGAAATTGGCAGTAGAAGAAATTGCGATACATCCTGATTATTTGTTGATTGATGCAGTACCTCTAAAAGACCTGTCAATACCCCAGTTGTCCATTATTAAAGGTGATACATTAAGTTTTACCATAGCTGCAGCATCAATTATTGCAAAGGTAACAAGAGACCGGCTTATGGCGGAATATCATCTCTCTTTTCCGGAGTATAATTTTATCACCCACAAGGGTTATGGAACACCGGAACATATTGAGCAGTTGAGAAAATTCGGACCGTGTAAAATTCACCGTGAGAGTTTTATTGGAAAGATACCCGGATGTCAAGATTGA
- a CDS encoding KH domain-containing protein encodes MKELIELIAKALVDSPSEVTVAEVEGEKATVLELRVAREDIGKVIGKQGRTARAMRTILSAAGTKLGKRCVLEILE; translated from the coding sequence ATGAAAGAGCTGATAGAATTGATAGCTAAAGCGCTCGTTGACAGTCCATCGGAAGTTACTGTTGCTGAGGTTGAAGGAGAGAAGGCTACGGTTCTTGAGCTTAGAGTTGCCCGTGAAGACATTGGCAAGGTTATCGGTAAACAGGGCAGAACAGCAAGGGCGATGAGGACAATACTAAGTGCAGCCGGCACAAAGCTCGGGAAAAGGTGCGTACTGGAGATACTGGAATAG
- a CDS encoding bifunctional acetate--CoA ligase family protein/GNAT family N-acetyltransferase — translation MFVKKLFSPDTVAVIGATERDGSVGRTVLENLVRSPGRRVFPVNPKRKEVLGIECFASVSDIPVIVDLAVIVTPASTVPAIVEECGKAGIEGVIIISAGFRESGEEGRGLEDEIRKIRRRYGMRIVGPNCLGVIRPHIDLNASFLKVNPKPGKIAFISQSGALGSAILDWAMESHVGFSMFASLGSMVDVDFGDIIDFVGDDPNTRSIMLYIEGIGNAKKFMSAARGFARSKPIIVIKPGKFAESARAAVSHTGAMAGDYHVYDAAFKRAGVIRIEEIADLFNAAEVLDSKYLPKGPKLAIITNAGGVGVIATDALMQSHGELSKISDEGIKELDQHMPAHWSRGNPIDILGDADIDRYLHAIKVCLNEDEVNGILVIYTPQGAAKPDELAQRIVDIAKKTYKPIIAVWMGGKMAKEGRSVFLKNNIPTTGTPEHAVKTYMYMYKYGKNLQLLYETPAELSVDQAPPKHHLKALIRRSVQEGRLLLNEDESKKLLKDYGIPVTRAYTAGSIDEALSIAGETGYPVVLKIVSPDITHKTDVGGVITGVNSEDQLREKYNRLISSVRENRPEARISGVSVQKMFERIDYELILGAKKDREFGTVILFGMGGIGVEIFRDFSVALPPLNQTLARRLMEETEVFKMIQGYRGRPPADIRQLEQIIVAFSNLIIDFPEIEEMDINPLAISGSSISALDARTIIDKDAIGSASPYQHLVITPYPTRYVIPWKLMDGTEVLLRPIRPEDEPMESEMLSTLSEQALVGRFFQAVRKISHDMLTRYCNIDYDREMAIVAELREDGRKRLIGIGRIIIETDFRKGEFAVLVHDDFQRRGLGYKLVDMLIGIAHEKGLEKVYGIVLTDNRQMLRICRELGFTVRDMPDGLSKVELMLK, via the coding sequence ATATTTGTGAAAAAGCTGTTTTCTCCTGACACCGTCGCTGTAATAGGCGCTACAGAGCGGGATGGTTCTGTAGGAAGGACGGTATTAGAAAATTTAGTCAGATCTCCGGGACGCAGGGTTTTTCCTGTAAACCCAAAAAGAAAAGAGGTCCTGGGCATTGAATGCTTTGCCTCTGTCTCAGATATCCCTGTCATTGTTGACCTTGCTGTGATCGTTACCCCTGCCAGTACGGTACCTGCAATTGTTGAAGAGTGCGGTAAGGCCGGGATAGAAGGTGTGATAATTATTTCAGCGGGCTTCAGAGAGTCCGGTGAGGAGGGCCGGGGGCTGGAAGATGAAATAAGAAAGATCAGGCGCAGATATGGCATGCGGATTGTTGGGCCAAACTGTCTCGGTGTTATCAGGCCGCACATTGATTTGAATGCATCATTCCTTAAGGTCAATCCAAAACCTGGCAAGATAGCCTTCATATCACAGAGCGGGGCCCTTGGAAGCGCTATACTTGACTGGGCTATGGAATCCCACGTAGGCTTTAGCATGTTCGCCTCACTTGGTTCCATGGTTGACGTAGATTTCGGTGACATAATTGATTTTGTGGGTGATGACCCCAATACAAGGAGCATTATGCTCTATATTGAGGGCATTGGAAATGCAAAGAAGTTTATGAGTGCAGCGAGGGGTTTTGCCCGCAGTAAGCCTATCATCGTTATTAAACCTGGCAAGTTTGCAGAGAGTGCAAGGGCCGCTGTTTCACATACCGGCGCTATGGCAGGCGACTACCATGTTTATGATGCTGCCTTTAAGAGGGCCGGCGTCATCAGGATTGAAGAAATTGCAGACCTTTTTAATGCAGCCGAGGTACTTGATTCCAAATATCTGCCTAAAGGGCCAAAACTCGCAATTATTACCAATGCAGGCGGTGTTGGCGTTATAGCGACCGACGCTCTGATGCAGTCTCATGGCGAGTTGTCAAAAATCTCTGATGAGGGCATAAAAGAGCTTGACCAGCACATGCCGGCGCACTGGAGCAGGGGGAACCCGATAGACATCCTGGGAGATGCGGACATAGATAGATATCTGCATGCTATCAAAGTATGTCTGAATGAGGATGAGGTGAATGGCATACTTGTTATCTATACACCTCAGGGGGCTGCAAAACCAGATGAACTCGCACAGCGTATAGTGGACATTGCAAAAAAGACATATAAACCCATCATTGCCGTCTGGATGGGGGGGAAGATGGCCAAAGAGGGAAGGTCTGTATTCCTCAAAAACAACATCCCTACTACTGGTACACCTGAACATGCAGTCAAGACCTATATGTATATGTATAAATACGGCAAGAACCTCCAGCTGCTGTATGAAACCCCCGCTGAATTGTCAGTTGACCAGGCACCTCCCAAGCACCACTTAAAGGCGCTGATCAGACGCAGTGTACAGGAGGGGAGGCTGCTCCTCAATGAAGATGAATCAAAGAAACTGCTTAAGGATTATGGAATACCTGTTACCAGGGCATATACTGCCGGCAGCATTGATGAGGCGCTGAGCATAGCAGGAGAAACCGGCTATCCCGTGGTACTTAAGATCGTCTCGCCGGACATCACACACAAGACTGATGTCGGAGGTGTGATAACTGGTGTAAACTCGGAGGATCAATTAAGGGAAAAGTATAACAGGTTGATAAGCAGTGTAAGGGAAAACCGGCCGGAGGCAAGGATCAGCGGTGTCTCTGTCCAGAAGATGTTCGAGCGGATTGACTATGAACTGATACTGGGTGCAAAAAAAGACAGGGAGTTCGGGACTGTAATCCTCTTTGGGATGGGGGGGATAGGGGTAGAGATCTTCCGTGATTTTTCAGTTGCGCTCCCGCCGTTAAATCAGACTCTTGCAAGAAGGCTGATGGAAGAGACAGAGGTCTTTAAAATGATACAGGGTTACCGGGGCAGACCTCCTGCAGACATCAGGCAATTAGAACAGATAATTGTTGCCTTCTCCAATCTCATAATTGATTTCCCTGAGATAGAGGAGATGGACATAAACCCTCTCGCTATTTCCGGGAGTTCGATATCAGCGCTTGACGCCAGGACTATAATAGATAAAGATGCCATAGGGTCGGCCTCTCCATATCAACATCTCGTCATAACCCCTTATCCTACAAGATATGTAATACCGTGGAAACTGATGGACGGGACAGAGGTGTTATTAAGACCCATCCGGCCTGAAGATGAACCTATGGAAAGCGAAATGCTGTCAACCCTTTCTGAACAGGCCCTTGTCGGCAGATTTTTTCAGGCAGTCAGAAAAATATCACACGATATGCTGACCAGATATTGTAATATTGATTATGACCGTGAGATGGCGATAGTGGCAGAGCTCAGGGAGGACGGAAGGAAACGGTTAATAGGAATCGGAAGGATAATTATTGAGACTGACTTCAGGAAGGGCGAGTTTGCGGTCCTTGTACATGATGATTTTCAGCGAAGGGGGTTGGGATACAAGCTCGTTGATATGTTGATAGGAATTGCTCATGAAAAGGGATTGGAAAAGGTTTATGGCATAGTTTTGACTGATAACAGGCAGATGCTGAGGATATGCAGGGAGCTTGGGTTTACTGTGCGTGACATGCCTGACGGTCTCAGCAAAGTTGAGCTGATGTTAAAATGA
- the trmD gene encoding tRNA (guanosine(37)-N1)-methyltransferase TrmD yields the protein MRCDILTLFPGMISPVFGESILKRAQAKGLLNVRVVNIRDYTFDRHRTADDYPYGGGAGMVLKAEPVLKAVDSIREEENDLRILLMSPQGMRYNQDMASELSRDKRRIVLICGHYEGIDERVRTYLSPEEISIGDYVLTGGELAALVIIDSAVRLIPGVLGDSSSVVDESFNQLLDYPHYTRPEELRKMGVPSVLKSGNHEEIRIWRRRQALANTLYKRPDMLDKAVLSDEDIKLLEEIKEEREQ from the coding sequence TTGAGATGTGACATTCTGACTCTCTTTCCTGGGATGATATCCCCTGTGTTTGGGGAGAGCATCCTTAAGAGGGCCCAGGCCAAAGGATTGTTAAATGTCAGGGTTGTCAATATCAGGGATTATACGTTTGACAGGCATCGTACTGCCGATGACTATCCATATGGCGGCGGCGCAGGCATGGTTTTAAAGGCAGAACCGGTACTGAAGGCGGTTGATTCAATCAGGGAAGAGGAGAATGACCTTCGCATACTCCTTATGTCCCCACAGGGAATGCGGTATAATCAGGATATGGCTTCGGAGTTGAGCAGGGATAAACGAAGGATAGTTTTAATATGCGGACATTATGAAGGTATAGACGAGCGGGTGAGGACATACCTGTCGCCCGAGGAGATATCCATTGGTGATTATGTGCTGACCGGAGGTGAGCTGGCAGCCCTTGTCATCATTGATTCTGCAGTCAGATTGATCCCGGGTGTTCTTGGAGACAGCTCTTCTGTGGTGGATGAGTCATTTAATCAACTGCTTGACTATCCGCACTATACGAGGCCCGAAGAGTTGAGAAAAATGGGCGTGCCCTCAGTCCTGAAATCAGGGAATCATGAGGAGATACGAATATGGAGAAGGCGGCAGGCGCTTGCAAATACTTTGTACAAACGTCCTGATATGCTTGACAAGGCGGTCTTGTCAGATGAAGACATAAAATTACTTGAGGAAATTAAGGAGGAAAGAGAACAATGA
- the rimM gene encoding 16S rRNA processing protein RimM — translation MRTGDTGIAPGTDSDFVAVAFIARIHGLRGDVKVVQLSDDPDRIYSLNKVYIVSKNGETKESCIKNIKAIKGGFVVSLSTVLSASDAQHIVGSYISVPQDEVPEPGKDRWYHYEIIGIEVFTTGGVRLGKVEEIITTGSNDVYIVRNNDREYLIPAIRDVIKDVDTKKRRMVIAVMDGLIEM, via the coding sequence GTGCGTACTGGAGATACTGGAATAGCCCCGGGAACCGACAGTGATTTTGTTGCAGTAGCCTTTATAGCGAGGATTCATGGCTTAAGAGGTGATGTCAAGGTAGTACAGCTCTCAGATGACCCGGACAGGATTTATTCTCTGAATAAAGTTTACATTGTTTCAAAAAATGGAGAAACAAAGGAATCCTGCATAAAAAATATCAAAGCCATTAAGGGTGGTTTTGTTGTGTCACTGTCAACAGTTTTATCGGCATCTGATGCACAACATATTGTTGGAAGTTACATATCCGTACCGCAAGACGAGGTTCCGGAACCTGGCAAGGATAGATGGTACCATTATGAGATAATAGGAATTGAGGTGTTTACGACCGGCGGGGTGAGGCTCGGAAAGGTCGAAGAGATTATTACAACCGGTAGTAACGATGTTTATATTGTAAGGAATAATGATCGCGAATATTTAATCCCTGCAATTCGTGATGTTATAAAGGATGTTGATACAAAGAAAAGGCGCATGGTCATTGCCGTGATGGATGGTTTAATTGAGATGTGA
- a CDS encoding Na/Pi cotransporter family protein, whose protein sequence is MSFYSIISFLGGIAILLYGIRLAGDGLQKAAGGRLRAILTSLTRNRFMGIGVGAVITAILQSSSATTVMLVGFVSSGLMRLNQTMGVILGADIGTTFTVQILSFRIYDIAILFIAAGVAIMFLGKRTVVRDAGEGILGFSFIFYSIKIISESMVPLKDSVLFKTMLLSVGESPVTAILIAAVLTAIVHSSAAVIGMTLALSLHNLITLDVAIPIILGANIGTCVTAVYSSFGANIEARQVAAAHILFKILGVVIFFPFIGLFTGLVELTSSDVPRQIANAHTLFNIAIGIIFVPLTNPIANLIQKMMPEGKEERFAPKYLDPHVLSTPSLALGQATREALRMAEIVHWMLRESINVFKNNDRDLLQRIEQRDDDVDLLDREIRFYLTRLAQSSLSPSQSRREFELIAITGNMENIGDIIDKNLMELAKKKIYHGVAFSEKGMEEITEFHNKVLENLDIVISAFTSHDKELAHKVVRHNARMGEIERDLRQAHINRLHMGLKESIDTSAIHLDILSNLKRINSHITNIAYPTLEEGAE, encoded by the coding sequence ATGTCTTTCTACTCTATTATATCCTTTCTTGGCGGCATAGCCATACTGTTATACGGAATAAGACTTGCCGGCGATGGCCTTCAGAAGGCGGCCGGCGGCCGTCTCCGGGCCATTCTGACTTCCCTCACCAGAAACAGGTTCATGGGAATCGGGGTCGGCGCAGTCATTACAGCCATTCTTCAGAGCAGCAGCGCTACCACGGTGATGCTTGTCGGTTTTGTCAGTTCTGGATTGATGAGGCTGAATCAGACAATGGGTGTCATCCTTGGGGCTGACATCGGCACGACCTTCACCGTGCAGATACTGTCTTTCAGAATTTATGATATTGCAATCCTTTTCATTGCAGCCGGCGTTGCCATCATGTTTCTTGGAAAACGGACTGTTGTGCGTGATGCAGGCGAGGGTATTCTTGGTTTTTCCTTTATCTTCTATTCAATAAAGATCATATCTGAAAGCATGGTTCCGTTGAAGGACAGCGTCTTATTCAAGACAATGCTGCTTTCTGTTGGGGAGAGTCCTGTTACAGCCATACTGATTGCCGCCGTTCTTACTGCAATTGTTCACAGCAGCGCTGCTGTAATTGGCATGACGCTGGCATTATCACTTCATAATCTCATTACGCTGGATGTGGCAATTCCCATTATATTAGGCGCCAATATCGGCACATGTGTAACAGCCGTATATTCAAGCTTTGGTGCAAATATAGAGGCAAGACAGGTGGCTGCTGCCCACATTTTATTTAAGATACTCGGAGTTGTAATATTCTTTCCCTTTATTGGTTTATTTACAGGACTCGTTGAATTGACCTCTTCTGACGTGCCAAGACAGATTGCAAATGCACATACTCTTTTTAATATCGCAATCGGGATAATCTTTGTACCGCTGACGAACCCCATTGCGAACCTGATTCAGAAAATGATGCCGGAAGGGAAAGAAGAAAGATTTGCTCCGAAATATCTGGATCCGCATGTGCTGAGCACTCCTTCGCTTGCCCTTGGGCAAGCCACGCGTGAAGCGCTGAGAATGGCTGAGATAGTGCACTGGATGCTAAGGGAAAGCATAAATGTATTCAAAAACAATGACAGAGACCTTCTTCAGAGGATAGAGCAAAGGGATGATGACGTTGATTTACTCGACAGAGAGATAAGGTTTTATCTGACTAGACTTGCTCAATCGTCACTGTCGCCTTCCCAGTCACGGAGGGAATTCGAGTTAATTGCAATTACAGGCAATATGGAAAATATTGGTGATATTATTGATAAAAACCTGATGGAACTTGCAAAAAAGAAGATATATCACGGAGTTGCCTTCTCAGAAAAGGGAATGGAGGAGATTACTGAATTTCACAATAAGGTGCTTGAAAATCTTGATATAGTCATATCCGCCTTTACCAGCCATGACAAGGAGCTGGCGCATAAGGTGGTGCGTCATAATGCAAGGATGGGGGAGATTGAGAGGGATCTGCGGCAGGCTCACATCAACAGGCTCCACATGGGGCTTAAGGAGTCAATAGATACGAGTGCAATACACCTTGACATCCTGAGTAATCTCAAGAGGATTAATTCACATATTACAAATATTGCCTATCCGACACTTGAAGAGGGTGCAGAATAA
- the rplS gene encoding 50S ribosomal protein L19 produces MNVIERLEKQQMQKNITPYNIGDTVQVHVKVIEGDRERTQVFEGNIIARRGKNNRKTITVRKVSYGVGVERVFPVYSPYVQDIKILKSGKVRRAKLYYIRSKKGRAMRIADKDAIA; encoded by the coding sequence ATGAATGTGATAGAACGCCTGGAAAAACAACAGATGCAGAAAAACATAACGCCATACAATATTGGCGATACAGTGCAGGTGCACGTAAAGGTTATAGAGGGTGACAGGGAACGTACCCAGGTATTTGAGGGTAATATAATAGCGAGACGGGGCAAAAATAACAGAAAGACAATTACTGTCAGAAAGGTTTCGTACGGTGTGGGAGTTGAGCGTGTGTTTCCTGTCTACTCACCGTATGTGCAGGATATAAAAATCCTCAAGAGCGGTAAGGTGCGCAGGGCCAAGCTTTACTATATCAGATCGAAGAAGGGCCGGGCCATGCGTATTGCTGATAAGGACGCTATTGCCTGA